A genomic segment from [Flavobacterium] thermophilum encodes:
- the glsA gene encoding Glutaminase, translating to MPVYNEEELARFVEEAKLYARYGKVADYIPALGKANPNELSVAVYTPDGKVASAGDVTVKVTLQSISKILALALVLMDHGEDEVFHKVGMEPTDYPFHSIAKLEEKPVKPLNPMINAGALVVTSMIQGGSVSERLERLLAFVRRLAGNEQIAYSEEVARSEFETAFLNRSLCYFLKQHRIIDEDVEELMDLYTKQCAIEMTCIDLARIGLVFALDGRDPHSGEPIMPLDVARICKTFMVTCGMYNASGEFAIKVGIPAKSGVSGGILAAVPGRCGIGIFGPALDDKGNSVTGVKLLERLSKTYSLSIF from the coding sequence ATGCCTGTGTACAACGAAGAAGAACTGGCCCGGTTTGTCGAAGAAGCGAAGCTGTACGCCCGCTACGGCAAAGTGGCCGATTACATTCCCGCTTTAGGCAAAGCGAATCCGAATGAACTGTCCGTCGCCGTCTACACCCCGGACGGCAAAGTGGCAAGCGCCGGGGACGTGACGGTGAAAGTGACGCTGCAAAGCATTTCCAAAATTCTTGCCCTGGCCCTTGTGTTGATGGATCACGGAGAAGATGAAGTGTTCCATAAAGTCGGCATGGAGCCGACGGATTATCCGTTTCATTCCATTGCCAAATTAGAGGAAAAGCCTGTCAAGCCGCTGAATCCGATGATTAATGCCGGCGCGCTTGTCGTCACGTCGATGATTCAAGGCGGCTCGGTGTCCGAACGGCTAGAACGGCTGTTGGCGTTTGTTCGCCGATTGGCGGGCAACGAACAGATCGCGTATTCGGAGGAAGTGGCCCGCTCCGAATTTGAAACCGCGTTTTTGAACCGTTCGCTTTGCTATTTTCTCAAGCAGCATCGTATCATTGACGAAGATGTCGAAGAGCTGATGGATTTGTACACGAAGCAGTGCGCCATTGAAATGACGTGCATCGACCTGGCGCGCATCGGCTTGGTGTTCGCGCTTGACGGGCGCGACCCGCATTCGGGCGAGCCGATCATGCCGCTTGATGTCGCCCGCATTTGCAAAACATTTATGGTCACGTGCGGCATGTACAACGCATCCGGCGAATTTGCCATCAAAGTCGGCATCCCGGCGAAAAGCGGCGTCTCAGGCGGCATTCTCGCCGCCGTCCCGGGCCGGTGCGGCATCGGTATTTTCGGCCCGGCTCTCGATGATAAAGGGAACAGCGTGACCGGGGTGAAACTGCTCGAGCGGCTGTCAAAAACGTATTCATTAAGCATTTTCTAA
- the yhjE gene encoding Inner membrane metabolite transport protein yhjE — MAMSTMDAAELKRQKKRAAISSVVGTTIEWYDFFLYGTMAALVFPQLFFPQSDPYVALMQSFTTFALGFVARPVGAAIFGHFGDRIGRKATLVATLLLMGLATALIGLMPTYEQIGLWAPVLVTALRLIQGIGVGGEWGGAILIAMEWEEGKRRGFMASLPQMGVPFGLLSSSLVTTLMLATGGDSFYAWGWRVPFLLSFLLIAVGLYIRLKVLESPLFQEAMKKQETSKMPVGEVLAKHPREILWSALARVIENGSFYIFVTFIVSYGTTFLNMEKSIFVNATIIAAIINALAIVYSGHLSDRWGRRRVYMTGVILLMLWAFPYYWLVNTKSVGLIMLATIIAMVFHGMLYGPQAAMIAENFPTRLRYSGASLGYQLASIIAGGPAPLVSTWLLHKYGSATAISFYIVVMGLISLAGVKMLQDRARQAID, encoded by the coding sequence ATGGCGATGTCAACGATGGATGCGGCCGAATTGAAACGCCAAAAAAAACGGGCGGCGATTTCCAGTGTAGTCGGTACGACGATTGAATGGTACGATTTCTTCCTTTACGGGACGATGGCCGCGCTTGTGTTTCCACAGCTCTTTTTCCCGCAAAGCGACCCGTACGTAGCGCTTATGCAGTCGTTTACAACGTTCGCCTTAGGATTTGTTGCCCGGCCGGTCGGCGCCGCGATTTTCGGCCATTTCGGCGACCGCATCGGGCGGAAGGCGACGTTGGTCGCCACGCTGCTGTTGATGGGATTGGCGACGGCGTTGATCGGTCTGATGCCGACGTATGAACAAATCGGCCTGTGGGCGCCGGTGCTGGTGACCGCGCTGCGTCTCATTCAAGGCATTGGCGTCGGCGGGGAATGGGGCGGCGCTATTTTGATTGCGATGGAGTGGGAAGAAGGAAAACGGCGCGGGTTTATGGCCTCGCTGCCGCAAATGGGCGTGCCGTTTGGGTTGTTGTCCTCTTCGCTCGTGACGACATTGATGCTCGCGACTGGCGGCGACAGCTTTTATGCGTGGGGGTGGCGTGTTCCGTTTCTGCTTAGCTTCCTGTTGATTGCCGTCGGGCTATATATTCGGCTGAAAGTGCTCGAATCGCCGCTGTTCCAAGAAGCGATGAAAAAACAAGAAACAAGCAAGATGCCAGTCGGCGAGGTTCTCGCCAAACACCCGCGTGAAATTCTTTGGTCCGCGCTTGCGCGGGTGATTGAAAACGGGTCGTTCTACATTTTTGTCACGTTTATCGTCAGCTATGGGACGACCTTTTTGAACATGGAAAAAAGCATTTTCGTCAATGCGACGATTATCGCTGCCATCATCAATGCACTTGCCATTGTGTATTCCGGCCATTTATCCGACCGATGGGGGCGGCGGCGCGTCTACATGACAGGAGTCATTTTGCTTATGCTTTGGGCGTTTCCGTACTATTGGCTCGTCAACACAAAAAGCGTAGGTCTGATCATGTTGGCGACGATCATCGCCATGGTGTTCCACGGCATGTTGTATGGCCCGCAGGCGGCCATGATCGCGGAAAACTTCCCGACGCGCTTGCGCTACAGCGGCGCTTCGCTCGGTTACCAGTTGGCATCGATCATCGCCGGCGGCCCAGCGCCGCTCGTGAGCACATGGCTTTTGCACAAATACGGCAGCGCCACGGCCATCTCCTTCTATATCGTCGTCATGGGCTTGATTTCACTCGCTGGGGTGAAAATGCTTCAAGACCGCGCGCGCCAGGCGATTGATTAG
- a CDS encoding Methylmalonyl-CoA carboxyltransferase 12S subunit — translation MENLRQLTDELMAKKARAALGGGEEKIAKQHEKGLLTARERIDLLVDAETFIEFGQLNTSDQPGLEETTYGDGLVAGIGKVNGRSAVIIAGDKTVLAGTEGSVHLRKSRQMHALAVRNGLPMFFLHEGGGLRMPDGMGADGISDKLFPRELLTHHRQVPTMAAILGDSYGGPTWTAVSCDFVTQLKGTCMAIAGPRMLELANGQRVSPEELGGVDIHYQYTGQIDADGETEAECIEQLKRFFSYMPQNANERPPMRKTDDDPYRMVEEVFSILPDKRSRVYDMRNIIACLVDEGDYFEYQKQFGKALITALAHLNGHVVGIIANQPNQYAGAPGPQECQKATEFICLCDSYHIPLIFLHDTPGFRISVEAEKAKMATKIMVWNQALALSTVPKISVVIRKSIGAAYGNMCGPGMGADVVVAWPSAEINFTGPEVGVNVVYGRELERADNPHERRQELLKQWSFDSSPYGAARKHLIDDVIHPAKTRKFLCQTLEYLLTSKREKSERLLAAWPTGF, via the coding sequence ATGGAGAATTTGCGGCAATTAACAGACGAACTGATGGCGAAAAAGGCGCGCGCTGCGCTGGGCGGCGGCGAGGAGAAAATCGCCAAGCAGCACGAGAAAGGGCTGCTGACGGCTAGAGAGCGGATCGACCTGCTTGTCGATGCCGAAACGTTTATCGAGTTCGGACAGCTGAACACATCCGACCAGCCCGGCTTGGAAGAAACGACGTACGGAGACGGGCTTGTCGCCGGCATCGGCAAAGTGAATGGCCGCTCGGCGGTCATCATCGCCGGGGATAAAACGGTGCTCGCGGGAACGGAGGGGAGCGTTCATTTGCGCAAGTCGCGGCAGATGCATGCGTTGGCTGTCAGAAACGGCTTGCCGATGTTTTTCCTCCATGAAGGCGGCGGGCTGCGCATGCCGGATGGAATGGGGGCGGACGGGATCAGCGACAAATTGTTTCCGCGCGAGCTGCTCACCCACCACCGGCAAGTGCCGACGATGGCGGCGATTTTAGGGGACAGCTACGGCGGTCCGACATGGACGGCGGTCAGCTGCGACTTTGTCACGCAGCTGAAGGGGACATGCATGGCGATCGCTGGGCCGCGCATGCTCGAGCTGGCAAACGGGCAGCGCGTTTCTCCAGAAGAGCTTGGGGGCGTAGACATTCATTACCAGTATACAGGGCAAATTGACGCCGATGGCGAGACAGAGGCAGAATGCATCGAGCAACTAAAAAGGTTTTTTTCATACATGCCGCAAAACGCGAACGAGCGGCCGCCGATGCGGAAGACGGACGATGACCCATACCGGATGGTTGAGGAAGTGTTTTCAATTTTGCCGGACAAACGTAGCCGCGTCTATGATATGCGAAACATCATCGCCTGCCTTGTTGATGAAGGGGACTATTTTGAGTACCAGAAACAATTCGGCAAAGCGCTGATCACCGCTTTGGCGCATTTAAACGGCCATGTCGTCGGCATCATCGCCAATCAGCCCAACCAATACGCAGGAGCGCCCGGACCGCAGGAATGTCAAAAGGCGACGGAATTCATTTGCCTGTGCGACTCGTACCATATTCCGCTCATCTTTTTGCACGATACGCCTGGCTTCCGCATCAGCGTCGAGGCGGAAAAAGCGAAAATGGCAACGAAAATTATGGTGTGGAATCAGGCGCTTGCTCTATCAACCGTCCCGAAAATTTCGGTTGTCATCCGCAAAAGCATCGGGGCGGCGTACGGCAATATGTGCGGACCGGGAATGGGGGCGGATGTGGTCGTCGCTTGGCCGAGCGCGGAAATCAATTTCACCGGTCCGGAAGTCGGCGTCAACGTCGTATACGGCCGCGAGCTTGAACGCGCCGACAACCCGCATGAGCGGCGTCAGGAGCTGCTCAAGCAGTGGTCGTTTGACAGCTCGCCGTATGGGGCGGCGCGCAAACATTTGATCGATGACGTCATCCACCCGGCAAAGACGCGGAAATTCCTTTGCCAGACGCTTGAATATTTGCTGACATCCAAGCGCGAAAAAAGCGAGCGGCTGCTCGCCGCTTGGCCGACGGGGTTTTAA
- a CDS encoding Probable enoyl-CoA hydratase 1, with protein sequence MRFDRPFEQYALGERHRSRGRTITEADIVRFAGVSGDFYPLHMDQEYAKRTPFGERIAHGMLTLSAATGLWMMEPGVVLAFYGIDSLRFVRPVKIGDTIYVESEVKRLTERGEEAGLVTVHQRIVNQREETVVDAVVHVLVAREGNVSARA encoded by the coding sequence GTGCGATTTGACCGTCCGTTTGAACAGTATGCGCTTGGCGAGCGCCACCGTTCGCGCGGACGAACGATCACCGAAGCGGATATTGTGCGGTTTGCCGGCGTTTCCGGCGATTTTTACCCGCTGCACATGGATCAGGAATACGCCAAGCGGACGCCATTTGGCGAGCGCATCGCCCATGGGATGTTGACGCTGTCGGCGGCGACAGGGCTGTGGATGATGGAACCGGGAGTGGTTCTGGCGTTTTATGGCATCGATTCACTCCGTTTCGTTCGTCCCGTCAAGATCGGCGATACGATTTACGTGGAATCGGAAGTGAAGCGGTTGACGGAACGGGGCGAGGAAGCCGGGCTCGTCACGGTGCATCAGCGGATCGTCAACCAGCGGGAAGAGACGGTCGTCGATGCCGTTGTGCATGTGCTTGTTGCGCGGGAAGGAAATGTCTCTGCAAGAGCTTAG
- the czrA_2 gene encoding HTH-type transcriptional repressor CzrA: MSFNEAFKAIADPTRRKILSLLRNGELTAGEIASHFDMQKPSVSHHLKILKQADLVQDRREGQHIYYSLNTTVFQDLLRWFYDFVEKGERHGER; this comes from the coding sequence TTGTCATTCAACGAAGCGTTTAAAGCGATCGCCGATCCGACGCGGCGGAAAATTTTATCCTTGTTGCGGAATGGGGAGTTGACGGCAGGGGAGATCGCTTCGCATTTCGATATGCAGAAGCCGAGCGTCTCGCATCATTTGAAAATTCTCAAGCAGGCTGATTTGGTGCAAGACAGGCGTGAGGGACAGCATATCTACTACTCTCTGAACACGACGGTGTTTCAAGATTTGCTTCGCTGGTTTTACGATTTTGTCGAAAAGGGGGAGAGACATGGTGAACGTTAG
- the malG gene encoding Maltose transport system permease protein malG: protein MFMKKFDLIALTINTAETYKTVPVGIAMFQGQYTIPWGEISAATVVVTIPLVIMVLLFQRRIVSGLTSGSVKE from the coding sequence ATGTTTATGAAAAAGTTTGATTTAATTGCCTTAACGATCAACACAGCGGAAACATACAAAACCGTTCCGGTCGGCATTGCCATGTTCCAAGGCCAGTATACGATCCCGTGGGGCGAAATTTCTGCAGCCACCGTGGTGGTGACGATCCCGCTTGTGATCATGGTGCTGTTGTTTCAGCGCCGCATCGTTTCCGGGCTCACGTCCGGTTCGGTAAAAGAATAA
- a CDS encoding Glyoxalase-like domain, with amino-acid sequence MIRVKRLDHVQICIPFGAEDEARAFYTGVLGFQEIEKPASLKGNGGLWYKVGDIELHIGAEQRDGYNSKSHPAFEVEDVEAARRYLEEHGVATQDEKPIPGVKRFSFRDPFRNRIELLEKIR; translated from the coding sequence ATGATTCGTGTAAAACGGCTTGACCATGTGCAAATTTGCATTCCGTTTGGCGCCGAAGACGAAGCGCGCGCCTTTTACACCGGTGTGCTTGGTTTTCAAGAAATCGAAAAGCCGGCATCGCTGAAAGGAAACGGTGGACTTTGGTACAAAGTCGGCGATATCGAGCTCCATATCGGGGCGGAACAACGCGACGGCTACAACAGCAAAAGCCACCCCGCTTTCGAAGTGGAAGATGTGGAAGCGGCGCGCCGTTATTTGGAAGAGCACGGCGTCGCGACGCAAGACGAAAAACCGATCCCAGGAGTGAAGCGGTTTTCCTTTCGCGATCCGTTCCGCAATCGGATCGAGCTGTTGGAAAAAATAAGGTAA
- the bioF gene encoding 8-amino-7-oxononanoate synthase: MKTELTAQLLEWEQKAQKRQLRRAEASGATVMLDGKPMLNLASNNYLGLADDRRLIEASCEAMRAYGAGAGASRLIVGNHPLYERAEAALKQWKKAEAALIFNSGYTANIGVLTALIRRDDLVFSDEWNHASLIDGIRLSKAACFRYRHNDMNQLESLLKQSPPAKRKWIVTDAVFSMDGDMALLEELVELKRRYRAILIVDEAHSGGVFGPNGEGLLHHFGLEKEEDVIAIGTFSKALGSFGAYVTGEPWLIEYLINSARSLIFTTALPPSVLAANEAAIHIVQSEPERRERLHALSERFRTKLKRLGFAIGSSETPIVPVIVGPNDRAVAMSELLQEAGIAAVAIRPPTVPEGTARIRFSITAAMTAEDVDMAVDRIAWAGRQIGLIS, translated from the coding sequence ATGAAAACCGAACTAACCGCCCAACTGCTCGAATGGGAACAAAAAGCGCAAAAACGCCAGCTGCGCCGGGCAGAGGCTTCAGGCGCTACGGTCATGTTGGACGGAAAGCCGATGTTGAATTTAGCGTCCAATAATTATTTAGGGTTGGCGGATGATAGGCGGCTCATCGAAGCGAGCTGCGAGGCGATGAGGGCATATGGGGCCGGAGCGGGCGCATCGCGGCTCATCGTCGGCAATCATCCGCTCTATGAGCGGGCGGAAGCCGCATTGAAACAATGGAAAAAGGCAGAAGCGGCGCTTATTTTCAACAGCGGCTACACGGCCAACATCGGCGTGCTGACGGCGCTGATTCGCCGCGATGATCTCGTCTTTAGCGATGAGTGGAACCATGCGAGCTTGATTGATGGCATCCGCTTGAGCAAAGCCGCTTGTTTCCGCTATCGTCATAACGACATGAATCAGCTGGAGTCATTGTTGAAGCAATCTCCGCCCGCGAAGCGGAAATGGATCGTCACCGATGCCGTCTTCAGCATGGACGGCGATATGGCGCTGCTCGAGGAGCTGGTCGAGTTGAAGCGGCGCTACCGCGCGATATTGATTGTCGACGAAGCGCACAGCGGCGGTGTGTTCGGACCGAACGGTGAAGGGCTGCTTCACCATTTCGGGCTTGAGAAGGAAGAGGATGTGATCGCCATCGGCACCTTCAGCAAAGCGCTTGGCAGCTTCGGAGCGTATGTAACGGGAGAGCCGTGGCTGATTGAGTATTTGATCAACAGCGCCCGCAGCTTGATTTTTACAACCGCCTTGCCGCCATCGGTCCTTGCCGCCAATGAAGCGGCTATTCATATCGTTCAATCCGAGCCGGAGCGGCGCGAGCGGCTGCACGCCCTAAGCGAAAGATTCCGCACCAAGCTGAAGCGGCTTGGGTTTGCCATAGGCAGCAGCGAGACGCCGATCGTTCCGGTGATCGTCGGCCCGAACGACCGGGCGGTGGCCATGAGCGAGTTGCTGCAGGAAGCAGGCATCGCGGCCGTCGCCATCCGGCCGCCGACCGTCCCTGAGGGGACAGCGCGCATTCGCTTTTCCATCACCGCCGCGATGACGGCAGAAGACGTTGATATGGCTGTTGACCGTATCGCTTGGGCAGGAAGGCAGATCGGATTGATTTCATAG
- a CDS encoding Predicted membrane protein — MIGAAVQLAISLFVPVGLAWYGRKKGWLSWKALGVGAVVFLVFSQVLEKALHIAVLEPGRPALKGTDSVWLFVLYAALAAGVFEELGRYVGFRWLLKQKRAYGDGLSFGLGHGGAEAVLLGAVGAVNVIVLASLIQSGSFDKTIAPSLPAGQAELIKEQVLHTPFAMYVLGGLERLFALAVHTALSLLVLLGVRQRQFRYVLYAILLHAAMDVLPALYQAKVVTNVWAVEAVLLVWAIAAVSFIRRIKPAFGQGGEER, encoded by the coding sequence ATGATCGGTGCGGCTGTACAGCTTGCCATTTCATTGTTTGTTCCAGTTGGTCTCGCATGGTACGGAAGAAAAAAAGGATGGCTTTCATGGAAAGCGCTCGGCGTCGGGGCAGTTGTGTTTCTCGTTTTCTCACAAGTATTGGAAAAAGCGCTGCACATCGCTGTGCTCGAACCGGGCCGGCCGGCGTTAAAAGGAACAGACAGCGTTTGGCTCTTTGTCCTGTACGCGGCGCTTGCCGCTGGCGTGTTTGAAGAACTTGGCCGCTATGTCGGGTTTCGCTGGCTGTTAAAACAAAAACGCGCATATGGCGATGGGCTGTCATTCGGCCTTGGCCATGGCGGGGCGGAAGCGGTATTGCTCGGGGCGGTTGGCGCGGTCAACGTCATCGTGCTTGCGAGCTTGATTCAATCCGGATCATTCGACAAAACGATCGCCCCATCGCTTCCGGCAGGACAGGCGGAGCTGATCAAGGAGCAAGTGTTGCACACGCCGTTTGCGATGTACGTGTTAGGCGGCTTGGAGCGGCTGTTTGCTTTGGCGGTGCACACGGCGCTGTCGCTCCTCGTTTTGCTTGGCGTGCGCCAGCGGCAGTTCCGTTATGTCCTGTACGCGATTTTGCTTCACGCGGCGATGGACGTTTTGCCCGCGCTTTATCAAGCGAAAGTGGTCACGAACGTTTGGGCGGTCGAAGCGGTGCTGCTTGTTTGGGCGATCGCCGCTGTTTCGTTCATCCGCCGGATCAAACCGGCATTCGGACAGGGAGGAGAGGAACGATGA
- a CDS encoding HNH endonuclease gives MFVYIINKHGKPLMPCSPRKARLLLKQKKAKVVRRTPFTIQLLYGSSGYKQPVSLGVDMGTRHVGISATTKKDVLFEAEAQLRTDIVELLAIRRQFRRSRRNRKTRYREARFLNRRKPEGWLPPSIQHKINSHIKLIDLVHNILPVTSVTIEVAAFDTQKLKNLNIRGVEYQQGEQMGFWNVREYVLYRDNHTCQYCKGKKKDPVLQVHHIESRKTGGDSPDNLITLCKTCHHEIHEKGLEHIFQRKRPPMRDASQMTAMRWAMFSRIREKYSHANITYGYITKCIRIANGLSKSHMVDARCISGNPLAKPSGTVYLLKFVRKNNRQLHKATILKGGKRKSNKAPRFVKRFQLFDKVVYERKECFIFGRRSSGYFDLRLLDGTKVHASASWKKLKRVEHASTLLIERRKGDSSPTFALA, from the coding sequence TTGTTCGTGTACATTATCAATAAGCATGGAAAACCACTCATGCCATGCTCACCAAGGAAAGCAAGACTTTTGCTAAAACAGAAGAAAGCAAAAGTAGTAAGAAGGACACCTTTTACCATCCAGCTTTTATATGGTAGCAGTGGTTACAAACAACCCGTGTCATTGGGTGTTGACATGGGGACACGACATGTAGGAATTTCTGCAACAACAAAGAAAGATGTGCTGTTTGAAGCGGAAGCGCAACTTCGAACAGATATTGTGGAATTACTTGCTATACGGAGACAGTTCCGTAGAAGTCGAAGAAACAGAAAGACTCGCTACCGAGAAGCCAGATTTCTTAACAGAAGAAAACCAGAGGGATGGTTACCACCATCTATTCAACACAAAATCAACTCGCATATAAAGTTGATTGACTTAGTTCACAATATTCTCCCTGTCACATCTGTCACTATTGAGGTAGCAGCATTCGATACACAGAAATTAAAAAACCTAAATATCCGAGGGGTGGAATATCAACAAGGAGAACAAATGGGGTTTTGGAATGTTAGAGAGTATGTTCTATACAGAGACAATCATACTTGTCAATATTGCAAAGGAAAAAAGAAAGACCCTGTTCTCCAAGTGCATCATATTGAAAGTCGAAAGACAGGAGGTGATTCACCAGATAATCTGATCACTCTATGCAAAACATGCCACCATGAAATTCACGAAAAAGGGCTTGAGCATATATTTCAACGCAAACGACCGCCTATGAGGGATGCTAGTCAGATGACCGCCATGCGATGGGCAATGTTTAGTAGGATAAGAGAAAAATACTCGCATGCAAATATCACATACGGGTATATCACCAAATGTATTCGCATTGCTAATGGACTGTCTAAATCTCATATGGTGGATGCTCGTTGTATTAGTGGAAATCCACTAGCCAAGCCAAGTGGCACGGTTTATCTTCTAAAATTCGTTCGAAAAAACAACCGTCAATTGCATAAAGCAACCATCTTAAAAGGCGGAAAACGAAAATCAAACAAAGCTCCACGATTTGTCAAAAGGTTTCAACTGTTTGACAAGGTGGTATACGAAAGGAAAGAATGTTTTATATTTGGCAGAAGAAGCAGTGGTTATTTTGACCTTCGGCTGTTAGATGGCACAAAAGTGCATGCTTCAGCAAGCTGGAAAAAGTTAAAAAGAGTTGAGCATGCTAGTACATTGTTAATTGAAAGGAGGAAGGGCGATTCCTCCCCGACTTTCGCTCTCGCTTAG
- the sdpI gene encoding Immunity protein sdpI, whose translation MVNVSRLTIVLTVLAYFLSLAALPYLPDQVAIHWNASGEADGFSSKWFGALLLPVLMTVFTFLMAVLPKLDPKRENYARFQTSYRMVNAALSCFFLALHAVTLAYNLGFSIDVGAVMPLGIGGLFLVIGNYMPKIKHNYFIGIRTPWTLASETVWHKTHRLGGKVFTAMGILSMLTAFWRGEMRAVLFVVIIVVGNLYLIVRSFLYEQQEQRNRS comes from the coding sequence ATGGTGAACGTTAGCCGGCTGACGATCGTGTTGACGGTTCTCGCTTATTTCTTGAGTTTGGCCGCCCTTCCGTATTTGCCGGATCAAGTGGCGATCCATTGGAATGCATCAGGGGAAGCTGACGGCTTCAGCAGCAAATGGTTTGGCGCGTTGTTGCTGCCCGTTCTCATGACGGTGTTCACGTTTTTGATGGCGGTCTTGCCGAAGCTCGACCCGAAAAGAGAAAATTACGCCCGATTTCAAACAAGCTATCGTATGGTCAATGCGGCGCTTTCCTGCTTTTTCTTGGCGCTGCATGCCGTGACGTTGGCGTACAATCTTGGATTTTCCATCGATGTTGGGGCGGTCATGCCGCTTGGCATCGGCGGCCTGTTTCTTGTCATCGGAAATTATATGCCGAAAATCAAACACAATTATTTCATTGGCATCCGCACACCGTGGACATTAGCGAGTGAGACGGTTTGGCATAAAACGCACCGTCTTGGCGGCAAAGTATTTACCGCGATGGGGATTTTGTCGATGCTCACCGCGTTTTGGCGCGGAGAGATGAGGGCTGTTTTGTTTGTCGTCATCATCGTTGTCGGCAATTTGTATCTCATCGTTCGATCGTTTCTTTATGAGCAGCAAGAACAGCGCAACCGTTCATAA
- the sspH_2 gene encoding Small, acid-soluble spore protein H codes for MDVRRAQEIASSPVMANVTYNGQRIYIEHVDQQKGVATIHPLDNPKQKQSVPVASLEEHA; via the coding sequence ATGGATGTCCGTCGGGCGCAAGAAATCGCGTCGTCGCCGGTGATGGCAAACGTCACGTACAACGGCCAGCGCATTTACATTGAGCATGTCGATCAGCAAAAAGGCGTAGCAACGATCCACCCGCTTGACAACCCGAAGCAAAAACAAAGCGTGCCGGTCGCCAGCTTAGAAGAGCATGCTTAA